The following nucleotide sequence is from Lepus europaeus isolate LE1 chromosome 16, mLepTim1.pri, whole genome shotgun sequence.
AATCTGATTTTCTTTATGTAAATACAAAACAAAGTATCCCTGAAGATCCTAAGGAGAGTCTTGGTATTCTGTGTGGAGACAGTGCCTGTGATGGGAAGAGTAAGGGTTCCCCAAAGATGTCCAGGGCCTTATCCCTGGAACATGTTGCTTTCCCTGGCAGATGTGGTCAAGTTCTGATCTCGAACATGGGGAGACTGCTGGGTTAGCCCCCTGCGCCCTGTGTGGCCACAGTGGTGCTTGTAACGGGGAGGCAGAAGGGCACAGGAAGGGAAGGAGACGTGCGCAGGGAAGCAGGGCTCCGACTGAGGCCATGGCTGGAGGGAGACCACCAGTCATGGCGGGCAGCTGCCTCTCCGcgctggcagaggcccagagcagGTGCCCTGAAGTGCACCAGTGGCCCTTGACTTCGGTCCCACAGGGTCTGTCCCAGACTCAGACGGCTGACCTCCAGAACCAGCGGGACACAACCTGCATTGTGTTCAGCCACGGAGTTTGTGATTTGTTACGGGAGTCCCAGGGGACTGCTCCAGTGCCGCTGGGCATGCCAGTGTCTGCCTGGTGACTGGACACGGACTTCCATCCGCTTGGATCACTACCGCAGCCCCGTGGCCACCACATCCCACCACTGCCACTGCGACCTGTGGCTGCTCAAGGCAGGACAAGGCAGGGGCCTTTGGGTCATTTGCTGGCCTTCCCTGGCTGGAACCCTAGCCCAGTAGGACAGAAGAGCCCCTTTCCATTGGGatgaccattcattcattcattccattggACAAATGTCTATTGAATACCAACTATGTGGGTATGGCACTGAGGACATGGGGCAAGCAAAACTCAGTCCCTGGTCTCTCTTTGCGACAGTAGAACCCCTAACAAATGGATAAAAAGTCCTTGACCCCTGACCATTCTCTCAAACATAGGGCCAGCATAAGGGGATCTTGCCACAAAGGGAAGGTCTGTGCTGctaggtggggctgggctggagcggGACGGGCTGTGGGCTCTGTGGTGTCTGCAATGGGAGTGCTTGCGGACCAGCCTCCATCCTGCACCAGGCCCGGGCCTCATTCGCTCCCCAGGGACCTCCAGACTGCTGTGACCAAGGCTGGAGGCAGAAGCCTATGTGGTTACCACCTCTGGGGACATATGGGGCAGCCCTACGGGTCCCCAGCCTGTCCCGTGTGCTCTTCCTGCAGATCGAAGGGACCCAGAAGCTGCTCAACAAAGACCTGGCAGAGCTCATCAACAAGATGCGGCTGGCCCAGCAGAATGCCGTGACCTCCCTGAGTGAGGAGTGCAAGCGCCAGATGCTCACGGCTTCCCACACCTTGGCCGTGGACGCCAAGAACCTGCTCGATGCTGTGGACCAGGCCAAGGTTCTGGCCAACCTAGCCCATCCGCCTGCAAGTGACTGAGAGTGCGGCCACCTGCCTacgccctctgcccccagcctgtCGTGTACTCCCTGCCTTGCCTTTGGTCACGTGGGTCTTCTCGGAGGAAGGCCAAGGGGAGTCCTTCCCTTACCATTTGCACgacctcccttccccaccccacacaccGCTGCtcgggctgcagctggccagagGGGACTTTGGGAATGGACATAGGGTAGGGGTGACACAGAAGTCTCAGAGGGGCCGTGGCTGTCACCCAGCCACTCCCTCCCTACCCCAGCCTAACGGCTGGAGCCTCGTAGGGAGTCACATGGTGCCCCCTGCAGCCAAGATGGTGTACTGCATGGACACGGCAGGCCCACTGGAAGCCagctcttctttctccttcctctccagccCTCTGAGGTCCCCTGATGCTCAGAGGGGTTGGGAGGGGCTTCATTTTGGAGGTGGAGTCACGGCCAGATAGGGGATGGACCTGGCTTTCTTGTACAGTGTATATTGGAATTTATTTAATGTGAGTTTGGCCTGAACTGACAGCCGTGTGCCCTCCTGGGGGAGGATCTGGGACAGAGTCCAGGAGCAAGCTAATTGGGAATCTGGGCTCAGGACGCCATGCTGTCAGCAAACCCAGTGTCAGGGAAAAAATGAGAGATGGAGACCAAAATAGGACTTGGGGCCGCAATCTGCTCTCTTCCTGctgccccttcctcttcctcctctccttttcccatcctCCCGCCCCTTTTCttactccccccccccgccccccgccacgTGTTTGTGTAGAACACTCTTTTATCTTCTTTCTATCTGACTTGTGGCTGAATTAAAATTGTACCATTTGCTTTGTGGTTTGTTTTGTGGCTTAGATCTTCCCCTTGGGGAAGGATGTTGACCTTGAGCCACAGCCTTGGAGGAAATCTGTCGTGTTCAAGGAGGGTGCAGGGCAAGAGCTGACCGATGCTGGGGCCCAACCAAAGCAGGGCACGTGGTGACGCCAGGCAGTGTGGCAGGTGTGCCTGGGCACCTTTGTGCTGGGTGGGCATCGAGAGGCCCCTGACCCCAAGCAGTCCCCTCTGTGGCCATGTCACACCTCCCTGCTGGTCCCAAAGCCCCCTGGCCTCCGCTGGGGGCTGGGTGGTGTTCATGAAACAGGTGTGGCTGGCTCTGCAGAGACACACAGTTACAAACCAGAGGATCTGGCTTTTAAAATCGGATTTCAAAACCTTTATTCACATGCCAGATGGATAGGAGATGTGAATAATATGAGCAGACCTGAAATCTCGGGGCTTGGACCAGAGAGAGGGCccggaggagggagcagggaggatcCAGGGGCAGAGTGGGCAGGCAGCTTTCCTGGGGTGTCTGCCAGGGAGGGGTATGGGGATTTGGAAGGACGGTACAGAAACCAGAAGCTCGCCCTGCTCGGAGCACTGTCTGGGGAGCCCGGGGCCCACAGCTGTCAGGTGCTGAGGTCCtggctgggagcagggcaggaCTCCGGAGAGGCCCGATCCCTGGGTCCAGCAGCCTAAGTCCCTGGAGTGTCTCATTCCCAGGTGCGAGAATGGGAGAGCTGAGGGctccggggaggggagggagggcagggcctaCAGCTTTGGGGTTTGCACAGCGGTGCTGGGGCCAAGCAAGCAATCCAGCTTGCTCCCCTCAACCACTCAGAACAAGTGTCTGGAGGGCTGATGCCATGCACGGGtgctgtgccaggtgctgggggTAGGAACTAAGGCCCTGCACTTGAGTTCAGGATGGAAGGGGCCCCCAAAGATGCTGAAGTCTCATGTGAGGCGGGCTAATGCCCCCCCCCAGGAGGGAGTGAGGTCAGGCCAAACAAGCTGCGAGTCTGAGATTGGCCCACTGGTGTTCAGGGACAGGCGGGGCCCCTGCAGACGGTGGCTCTCAGCTCTGCCAAACCTCTTGGGGCTCCCCAGTGCTGAGCCATTCTACAGCAAGGAAGGGGGAGGCAGAAAGCTGAGGGGAAGCCCAGAAGCTTGCGAGTGCTTCCAGGCAGGAGGACTGGCCTCACCACCTGCCCCCTCTGCCTAGAGGACCTGCCCTGGATCCCGCTGCGtagcctgcttcctcctcccccacctctctgaaGAGCCCCATCGCCCTGCCTTTGGCCACACAGCTCCAAACCCCACAGCCTCAGACCCTCACTTCTTTCTGAGCCTGGCTTAAAGACAGCCCAAGCTGCCCTGCCAGCCTCCTCCCACTGCTTTGCACAGGGAagccctgcctcagccctgctGGTCTCATTCCTGAATCCAAACCTTGCTGGTAGCCCTCCTACCCCCAGGGCACCCTCCCCCTGCCACATGCACCTCTCTGCTGAGGTCTGAAATTCCGTCCCCCTTTGGTCCCACCCCTACTGTGGCTCTTCGGTCTTCATTGATCCTCCAGGGTCTCTGACTCTGGCACACGTTGGCACTACCAGATCATCACCATCTGCAGAGCCAGTGCCTTCACCTGTGCTGGCTCTCAGCGCCCAAAGGCAGAGCTTGGTGCCCAGCAGGCTCTCCACGTCAGTACGGAAATGTCAAGGTCAAGCATTCCAAGAAGTCTTCCGTGATGAGGCCAGTTGAGGGCTCCACAGAGAAGCACCTGCAGCCACATGGTGTTGaccacaaagagagggaaagacagccaggagctgctgggcaGAGCCACCTGGCAGCCAATGCCAGGGACGTGGCGTCAGATCATGCCAGCCAGGAACGGGGGAAGAAAAAGTCCAACGGTGCCCAGGAAGCAGACGATAATAAACAGCCAGAGGAATATCCTGTCGATGACCATGGCGACATACTTCCAGTCTTCCTTCACCTGCGGGTGGAAAGGGGTGCATAGCGACCGAGGCCAGGCCTTGGGAAGGGGAGCTGTCCTGCCCATGCACAGCCCCTAGACAGATGGACAACGGGGACAGCGGCCACTGCTCCACTGAGACCTTGGGATGCTAAGGTCCGTGTAGGCCGAAGGATGgggcagagaggagaaacagggtTACCTCGAGGCCCGGGCACCCCTTCCCTGTGGTCCCTGTGCTACATACTGCCTTCCATCAGCTCTCAGCTGAAGGAGGCTGGGGGTACACAGGCCCTGGAGAACcacccaggggcaggggctctgaggtgggggtggggggctgcagtGATTTCAATGCAACACCCAACTGTTACAAAATGGTGAAGActcgctgtcccctctcccccaggcctTGCCCCTCCGCCTGCAAGAGAGGTAGGTGAGGTCAGGGCAGGctgggcagaggggtgggggacCCTGTGGAATTCAGGCTCAGAGCCTCGGCAGAGGCGGCACAGCATCTGGATTCCCAGCGGCTCCCAGGTTCAATAGTGACCAACGTTCTTATCTAACAAGGGCGCACATGGTAACCGCCTGGCCTTGCTTCCTGGGCGAGGTTGAGAGAATGAATTCTGATGCTCAGCCCTGGATTCGGCAGGGGTTGGAGACCGGAGCCCACCTGGTAAAGCCAAGGGTCTTTGGGGTTTGTGGGTGAATAGTGCACGGTGCCCAGGAGCAAGGGAAAGATGGAAGAGGCCATGCAGGACTACACAGGCACACTGATGGGCGCACCGGGAGGAAGGAACACCTTCTCGGCCTTCTCCAGTCCCCTCCCTCGCCATCAGCTAATGGGCAGAAACAGCACAGCCAGGTTCACTGCCTGTCCGGCTCACTGTCCTCCCATTAGGCTGAGAGGCCTTCTTGACCCTCAGGGGATTCTGCCACCTGCCCATCAATGTCCTAAGTGCGGCCACCTAGACCTTCTCTCTCATCGTCCACTCCACACTCCTAAGGGCCATGGCTAAGGGAGATAGGTCCTCAAGGGAGGAGGTCAGGATGGCCCAAGCAAGCACCCCAAGCTGAGATGGGGCTCTGCTAAGCTGGCAGAGTCACCCAGCAGGAGCCCCCGACCCAGTCCCAACGCACCGAAGAGTCAGCATCCTCAGAGCGCAGGTGATCAGCAATATAGTGCACGCCTTCCAAGGCCTTCTGCATGCTAGGGGACAGCAGGAGTCCACTCTCctgggggagaggctgggccttGGGCCCCGAGGTGCTGGGGTGCAAGCCCCCACAGCCATAGAGGGCTCCCGGTGTCGGGGCTGGACGGCTAGCACACGCCCATCGGTCCTCCTcggcctccgcctcctcctccttctcctcggTGTCCATGTTGGTCTCCAGCCAGTGGTAAGAGGGGCTGAGCTTTAGGCCTAGAGGTTTGtggggctctgcaggtggcaggggccggcTCATCAGCAGCCAGCGGGGCACGCAGCCCAGCAGGATCCCCCGCACCCAGCGGGGCATGCTGTGGGTGCTGGGGGAACGGTGGTGCACGTTGAGGACGAAGACGGTGATGACGATGGAGAGGGTGACGAAGATCATGGTGAAGAGCAGGTACTCGCCGATGAGCGGGATGACCAGCGAGGTGGACGGGATAATCTCAGTGATGAGCAGCAGGAAGACGGTGAGCGAGAGCAGCACGGAGATGCAGAGTGTGATCTTCTCGCCGCAGTCGGACGGCAGGTAGAAGACCAGCACGGTGAGGCAGGAGATGAGCAGGCAGGGGATGATGAGGTTGATGGTGTAGAAGAGTGGCAGCCGGCGGATAACGAAGTAGAAGGTGACGTCGGGGTAGATCTCGGCGCAGCAGTCGTACTTCTTGCTGTGGTACGTGCTGGTGGCATTCACGATGGCCCACTCGCCGCTCTCCCAATAGTCCTTGAGGTCCACCTTCTGCTCCATCTGCTCCAGGTCAATCTTGGCCTTGTCATAGGTCCACGAGCCGAACTTCATCTTGCAGTTTTGCTGGTCGAAGGGGAAGAAGGTGACGTCGATGCTGCAGGAGCTCTTGTAGATGGCCGGGGGCACCCAGTGCACGGTGCCCGTGAAGAGGAGGTGGGCCTTGGTCATGTGCGTCACTGCAAACTCGCCATCTGCACTGGAGAgcgaggagaggggctggggaggggggacccTGCACACCCGCTGGCTCCCCGCCGAGCTGGTACAGAGAGCTGGCAGCAGGGGAACCCCAGTggcacagccaggcccagccaagTTGTGGGTTGTATGCAgatgtgtttcccagcacatggATTTTCTAGCCACCCCAGTTATCTTTCCAAATCCTGTCACTTTAATTCCAAAGGTGGAATTAAAGtaccaagaattttttaaaaccacTACTAATGTTGTGATATTTTATAGATTTTGGTTGGCATACAGCCCGAACATGTATTTATAACAGTATATAGtgtatattatttataatgaATTTATGTTACTTAGGATATTTGGAATCGTGGTGCAGCCTGCCTGTTTCTTCAGTGGCTATTTAGAGGGACCACTGATGAGAACATTTCTCTTCCTAGCCAAGGTGAGCCAGCCCCTCAGGTGGGGATCACGTTTTTTCCATGTGGGTCTTTTGGTTCCTTGCTCGGAAGAGACCTCATGTCTGTGGTTGGAGCTACTTCCTTGAATCCATGCATTTAACATGTGTCAGTTGTTAGGGCCGCTACCCAGGCCACAGGGGAAGAGGAATATGAGATGCAAGAGAGGCCAGGAGGAGAGTCTGAGTGTTCCCACGCCCTCGTGCTGGGCTGAGCACGGTCATTGTGAAGGCTGCCGTTTGAACAAGGCTTGGCTGGTGGGATCTGGCTGAGACAAGTGCAAACCAGCAGAGGGTCCCTTGGGAGACAAGGACAAATCCCGCAGGGTGCACTGGGGCTGCTGCAGTGCGCATGGGGCGTGAGTGGGGCCTGGAGGAGAGGGAGCACACTGCGGAATGAGGCATCCAGAGATCCACAGGGACCCCTAGAACTGTGCTGCCAAGGAAGGCAGGGCTGAATCCTGGACACCCCCAGGAGGTGGCACGGTGGGCTCCACGCCCTAGTCTTCCATgtgccaccctcccacctccaatcCCTAAAGTCCAGAATATCAGAAGaataaggaagagagagactttTTTCTCCAAGAAATAGTGCTAGGGTAGCAATACAGAAACCTGGAAACGAATCAGACAAGTTTTGAAATGAGACATTTTGGTCATCACACTCAATCACCACTAGATGGCAACACGCACCCGTCTTGGGGAAAGCAATGGCCTTTTCCTTATGGCCTGCAGCTGTTAACTTGGGTGGTGGGCACCCGCTGCATGCTTGCAAGAGTCTGGTTTAGGCTTTTGTCCTCTCCGAGGGTAAATCTCATGATAATCAACCCCACCGGCCAGAGCCTTACTG
It contains:
- the CHRNA2 gene encoding neuronal acetylcholine receptor subunit alpha-2; protein product: MIWIPDLVLYNNADGEFAVTHMTKAHLLFTGTVHWVPPAIYKSSCSIDVTFFPFDQQNCKMKFGSWTYDKAKIDLEQMEQKVDLKDYWESGEWAIVNATSTYHSKKYDCCAEIYPDVTFYFVIRRLPLFYTINLIIPCLLISCLTVLVFYLPSDCGEKITLCISVLLSLTVFLLLITEIIPSTSLVIPLIGEYLLFTMIFVTLSIVITVFVLNVHHRSPSTHSMPRWVRGILLGCVPRWLLMSRPLPPAEPHKPLGLKLSPSYHWLETNMDTEEKEEEAEAEEDRWACASRPAPTPGALYGCGGLHPSTSGPKAQPLPQESGLLLSPSMQKALEGVHYIADHLRSEDADSSVKEDWKYVAMVIDRIFLWLFIIVCFLGTVGLFLPPFLAGMI